Proteins from a single region of Candidatus Caldatribacterium sp.:
- a CDS encoding prephenate dehydrogenase/arogenate dehydrogenase family protein yields MEHDCICAFVSHLPHVLSNVFLQTVLAEEKDMARFGGPSFRDMTRIAGSSPGVWSDIFLTNRRLARAIRTFMRNLEHFLRLLEGEKEEEMHRFLETMASLKERLHRAP; encoded by the coding sequence GGAGCATGATTGCATCTGTGCCTTTGTCAGCCACCTTCCCCACGTGCTGTCCAACGTTTTTCTCCAGACGGTTTTAGCAGAGGAAAAGGATATGGCGAGATTTGGAGGACCTTCGTTTCGGGACATGACGAGGATTGCCGGCTCCTCTCCTGGGGTCTGGAGCGATATTTTTCTCACGAACAGGAGACTTGCCAGAGCGATTCGGACCTTCATGCGTAACCTTGAGCATTTCCTTCGCCTCCTCGAGGGTGAAAAAGAGGAGGAGATGCACCGTTTTCTTGAAACAATGGCTTCCCTTAAGGAGCGGTTGCACCGTGCGCCTTGA